The following proteins are encoded in a genomic region of Terriglobia bacterium:
- the nuoI gene encoding NADH-quinone oxidoreductase subunit NuoI, which produces MGIVKNIAAIAKGMSITFREMFKPTIVENYPDGPGPLRGAVFQERFRGLHVLQRDEDGLEKCVACFLCAAACPSNCIYIEAAENTAENRVSGAERYARVYNIDYNRCIFCGYCVEACPTDAITHGHGFELATLNATNLVMRKEDMLLPVAALTAK; this is translated from the coding sequence ATGGGAATCGTCAAGAACATTGCCGCCATTGCAAAAGGCATGAGCATCACCTTCCGGGAGATGTTTAAGCCGACCATCGTAGAAAACTACCCGGACGGGCCAGGTCCCTTGAGGGGCGCGGTTTTCCAGGAGCGCTTCCGCGGACTGCACGTTTTGCAGCGCGATGAAGATGGTCTCGAGAAATGCGTGGCCTGTTTTCTGTGCGCGGCAGCTTGCCCCTCGAACTGCATTTATATTGAGGCGGCGGAAAACACGGCAGAGAATCGCGTTTCGGGCGCCGAGCGCTACGCCAGGGTCTACAACATCGATTACAACCGCTGCATCTTCTGCGGCTATTGCGTTGAGGCCTGCCCCACTGACGCCATCACCCATGGCCACGGCTTTGAACTCGCCACGCTGAACGCCACGAACCTGGTGATGCGCAAGGAAGACATGCTGCTGCCGGTCGCGGCGCTGACGGCGAAATAG